AGCGATAGCGCAGTGTCAGTCAAAGAAATGCCAGCAATGCCACCGCCTTCGCAGCCTCGCCGGGGCTCGGCCGAAGTCTTTATCCGACTCTCTGTTGAGGGAAGCGCTGTTCGCGCAAAACACCGAGGCCCGCTTCTGATTCAGCGTCTAAGCTTCAGGCAAGTCCGATCAATCTGCGTGAATGGATCAATCGACTATGGGCGTACTGCGGCAAACCGATTCGACCAAGGCTGCGCAAACAGGGCGCAGTGAGACTCCGGCGCCGTTGCCCGCGAAAAAACCGATACATCGCCGTGCCCGGCGCCTGTTCTGGCTGGCGCTATTGGTCGCGTTGATCGCCTTGGGTGTGCTACTCGCCAGGGAGGCGCGCACCGCCTATTGGCAATCGCGCCAACTGAGCGACCTGGCGCGTGAGTTGACCTACCGTGTCGAACCCGGCGCCAGCCCGGCCATTGCTTTTCCCGGGCAGGGGCCGTTTGACCGGCGCCTGGGCTACAGCGACCTCGGCGGGTTTACCGAGCGCCTGGTCAAGCGCGGTTACGTGATCGAGGCCCAGGCGCGCTTTTCCACGCCGTTGATGGATTACGTGCACAACGGTTTTTTTGCGCCTTATGCCGAGAAAATCCAGGCGGGTCTATCGATCACCGACTGCCGCGCCGTGCCGCTGTATGAGTACCGCTATCCGCAGCAGCTGTATGTGGATTTCGCCGCGATCCCGCCCGTGGTGGTCGACAGCCTGTTGTTCATCGAAAATCGCGACTTGCTCGACCCCGCGCAACCGTTGGCCAATCCGGCCGTGGACTGGCCGCGCTTTGGCCTGGCGGCCTGGTCGCAGCTCGCCAAATGGCTGCACCTGCCCGGCCAGAGCGCAGGCGGCAGTACCCTGGCGACGCAGTTGGAGAAGTACCGGCATTCTCCCGACGGCCTCACCCTGTCGGGCGCGGAGAAAATTCGCCAGATGATTTCCGCCAGCGTGCGCGCCTACCGCGACGGCACCGCTACGCTGGCTGCGCGCCAGGCCATCGTGCGCGATTACCTCAATAGCGTGCCGCTGTCGGCGGTGCCTGGCCACGGCGAAGTCCACGGCCTGGCCGAAGGTTTGCGCGTGTGGTTTGGCGCCGATTTCAACCAGGTCAACCACGCCCTGGCCGATCCCCACGCCAGCCCGGCGCTGCGCGGCCTGGCCCTGCGCCAGGTGCTGGCGCTGATCATCGCCCAGCGTCGCCCGTCCTACTACCTGGTCAAGGGCCGTGCGGACCTGGCCCACCTCGCCGACAGCCATTTGCGGCTGTTGGCCCACAACAAGGTAATCGACCCCGCGCTGCTGCAAGCGGCCCTCGACGCGCCGCTGATCTACCGCGACTGGCTGCAGCAACCCACCGTGCAGCCGATCGAAACCAACAAAGGTATCAGCGTCGCGCGCAGCCGACTGGCCGGCCTGCTCGACCGGCCGCTGTACGACCTGGACCGTCTCGACCTGTCCGCTATCACGACTTTGCAAGCCAGCCTGCAGGGCCAGGTCAGCGACTACCTCAAGCACTTGGCCGACGCCGACTTCGCCCGCCGGACCGGCCTGCTCGGCGAGCGTCTGCTCACCGCCACCACCACGCCCCAGGTCCGCTACAGCTTCACCCTGTTCGAACTGACCCCCGATGGCGCACGGGTACGTGTGCAAACCGACAACACCGACCAACCGTTCGACATCAACGAAGGCAGCAAGCTGGAACTGGGCTCCACCGCCAAGTTGCGGGTGCTCACCACCTACCTGCAAATCATCGCCGAGCTGCATGAGCGCCTGGGCGGCCTCGGTGCCGAGGCGCTCAAGCAAGTCGCGGTGGATGAGCAGGATCGCCTGAGCCGCTGGGCGGTGGACTACCTGCGCCAGACACCGGACAAATCTCTGGAGCGGATGCTCGATGCCGCGCTCGAACGCACCTACTCGGCCAGCCCCGGCGAGGCGTTTTTCACCGGAGGTGGCGTGCACCGGTTCACTAACTTTCGCAGCCAGGACAATGGCCGCAACCCGACCCTGCGCGATGCCCTGCGCGAGTCGATCAACCTGCCGTTCATTCGCCTGATGCGTGACCTGGTGCGCTACAGCACCTATGGCGGCGCCAATCACACGGCCCAGTTGCTCAAGGACGACAGCGACCCACGGCGCCAGGAATACCTGGCCCGGTTCGCCGACCGTGAAGGCACGGCGTACCTGCAGAAGTTCTGGAAGAAGTACCGCAAAAAAGACACCCAGGCCCGGCTCGACACCTTTCTGGACAGCATCCGGCCCACGCCGATTCGCCTGGCGGCGGTGCACCGCTACCTGCTGCCCGACGCCAGCCAGGACAGCTTCAACCGCTTCGTGCGCTCGCACCTGGCGACGGAAAAAATCACCGAGGCGCGCCTGCAAAAACTCTATGCCAGCTACGGGCCGGGGGCCTATGACTTGCCCGACCAGGGCTATATCGCCAAGGTCCACCCGCTGGACCTGTGGCTGCTGGGCTACTTGCTCAGCCACCCCGAGGCGACGTGGAACGAGATCGTCAAGGCCAGTGAATTCGAACGTCAGGAGGTTTACAGCTGGCTGTTCAAGAGCCGTCACCAGCGCGCGCGCGACAGCCGTATTCGCACCATGCTGGAAATCGAAGCGTTTCTGGATATTCACCAGCGCTGGCAGGCGCTGGGTTATCCGTTCGATCACTTGGTGCCGTCGCTGGCCACCGCGGTTGGCAGCTCCGGCGACCGCCCGGCGGCGCTGGCCGAGTTGATGGGCATCATCCTCAACGACGGTGTGCGCGGCAAAGTGCTGCGCATCGACAGCCTGCATTTTGCCGCCGGCACCCCATACGAAACCCATCTGGTCAATGACCCCGCCGCCGGCAAGCGGGTCATGCCGACGGAAGTTGCCCGGGCGTTGCGCGTCGCCTTGTCGCAAGTGGTAGACGCCGGTACGGCAAAACGCGTGGCCGGCAGTTTTACCCTGGCCGACGGCATGCCCCTGGCCATGGGCGGCAAGACCGGCACCGGTGACAACCGCATCCAAGCCATCGGTGCCGGCGGGCGCCTGTTGAGCTCCAAAGCACTGAACCGCACGGCGACCTTCGTGTTTTACCTGGGCGACCAGCATTTCGGCACCCTCACAGCCTACGTCCAAGGGCGTTCGGCAGAAAACTTCACCTTCACCTCGGCCCTGCCGGTGCAAGTGCTCAAGGGCATGGCGCCGATCCTGATGCCGTATTTGCAGCCCGGTACGCGGACGCTGTGCCAGCCCGCTTCAGTCGACACTGAAAAACAACTGCCGCGCCAGGGGTAGCTGGATCGCGGAGCGGCGGATGTCGAGCGTCTGTTGCACGCGCCCGGTCTGGCCCAGGCGCATGCGCGCAAAGGCCTGCGCCTCGACTTCCGCCTGGGCCTGGCGCCCCAGGCGTTCCTGCTCGGGCGTCTTGAGGTGCGCGGCGGTGAAATGATCATCCGGGCCTTGGCCCCGCGCATAATGAAAGTGTGCGTAACACAGGGCTTTCCCAGTGTGCACGTCAATCACCTCATACACTTGCAGGTAGTCGTCCTTGCGCAACTTCACCCGCCGCTCCTGACGGCTGATGCGCACCTCGCCATGGCGGTGCAAAAAAGCGATGTCGTCCTGGGTCAGCAGCTTGCCGCGCGAGCCGCGAATGCGTGCATCCAGGCCTGCGCTTTCAAGGCGCGCCGCTGCCGTACGCAACTCGCTCTCCTTGAGCCGTGCCTTGGCCTGCTGCGCCGCCGCCAACCGCGCATTGTCCAGGCCGCGCAGTTTGCGCCCGATGGCGTCGGCGGCCCATTTGCGGCTACGCGCCTCGGCCTCCAAGAGTTCCTGAAGTGACGCGGGCTCATTGGCGCTGCCGACCATCGTCTCGACGCTGGCGATCGCCTTGTCGACATCACGCAGCAAAGCGTCGGCCTTTTTCAACAGCGCGCCCAGTTCGGGATCGGGGCGCGCGGGCTCAGGCGTGGTCCGAAGATCCCACACCCCATCGTCGGCCTCGGTGAACGCGCCAATCACCTTATCGTGAGAATCGCGCAGCTCGGCGTCCGTGTCGCCCATGTGTGCCACGTAGATGTCACGATTGCGGGTACGAATGATTTTCTTACGGCGCACCTCCGAAGCTGGCACCGGCTTCGGCTTAGGTTCGGGCATGGTCTTCGTCGGCGTGTGCAGCAACTCGCCCAAGTCTTGCTCAGCCCGGCGATGTAACGTCGCCAGCAATGCCTGTAACCGCTGCAAGTAAGGCAGATCGAACTTGGCGGGCTCCATAACCCGCCAATACTCGATGCGGTCATCGGTTTGCGCATACACGTGGTCAATGCTATCGAGTAACTCAATGCGCTCGGCCTCGCTGCTTTGCAATCGCTGCATGTCGGCCTGGGAGCAACTGGCCCAGCGCGCCCGGTCAATGGTGGCGCTCATGCCGGCGAAAAAGTCATCGTCCAGCGCCTCCCCTGGCACATTGATGGCCACGCTCCACAACGTGGTGACCTGCAATGCCTGCAAATCAAGGATCGAAGGGCGAGTCGGGATCGCCTCGGTCAACGCACGAGCCTTGTCGCGGCCCAGCCGGGGCACGTCTTGAAGTTCCTCCAGGTAGCGTTGCTCCAGCGTGCGCCAATAAATGCTGCTGTCGTGGTTATCCGCCAGTTCGCGCATGCCCTTGCCCAGTTCGGCGTGGGCCTGTGCGTCCAGTTCATCACTCTCAGGTTGCAGCAGCGGCCGCAAGCGTTCATTGATATCGCGCAGTTGCGCGCGGTTATGCGCGTCCATCAACTGTGCCGACAGGATGATCGTTTCCAGGCCCTGGCACAGGTCTTCTTCATAACGCGGGCGCGGCGCAAATTCGCGCAGGCGCTTGAGCAAGCGCACCTCCTGGCGGGCAGCCTGCACTTTATCTTTGATCGCTTTGAGATAGCGGTACCAGGCGCGGCTGCGCTGCTCGTCGTCGAGTACGCCGGGTGGTTTTTCCACCAGCTTGCGGGCAATTTCCATGGCGAGCTGGGCCTTGGTGCGATCCAGCCCGGCTTGTGTGTACTCAAGCTCCAGCGCCTGGCGATCTTGCGGTGGCGGCTCGTTTCCGCCAGCGCCACCGCGCAGGTGCAATTGCAGATCGAAGTCCCACGCACCCTGGCCCAGCGCTTTGAGCCACGGCCCGACACGGCTACCGTCGGCGCTGATCACGCGCACGCGGCCTTGTTCGATGCGCACGCGAAATAGCTGACCGCGCACCAGCGCCTGCCACTGCGGCGGCGTGTGCGCGGTGTCGCGAAGCAGTCCTTGCAACGGGCCGCTGGACTCGGCACCCGCCAGTGTCTTGGGCCAGGGTTTGGCCTGGGTTTTCAGGCTCAGCGCATCCAGCCGCCTTTGCAGGGCGGCGGTGAGGGTATCGCGTGCATTTGCCCAACTGGCCGGGGCCTCGAAATCCACTGGCGCCGTGACGTGCACCAACTCGGCAGGCACCGGTTTGGGCAGCGCCAGCGGCGCGAATACCGGGTCTTCCAGTGCCAGCGGCGCGTGGGCGTCATGCGGCGCAGCCTGGTGCGCCAGGATCGCCATCAGGTTGACCAGCAGGTCGAGCACGGCGGCGTTGCGGGCCTGCTCATCGTCACTGGCAAGCGCCGGCAGATCGTTGCGCGCGCTGTCCACCACCTGCAGCAGCCAGCCGCCCAGCATCAACGGCCCGCTGATCAACGGCATCAGGCTACTGAACAGCAACCACCCGGCCTGCTTGAGGCTGGCCCAGCGCTGTTCGGCATTCGACACGGTCTGTCGATCGGCCAAGGTCACCAGAGCCTGGGCCGTGGCGGTGAACACCTGCTGCGCCGGGTCGGCGTCGCTGATCCGGCGGCTCAATTGCACCGGCTCGGGCGTGGTGTAGGGGGTGAATTCGTCGCCCTGTAGAAAGTAGCGGATGTGCGGCTGGCGGAAACCATCGTTGGCATACACTGACTGGCGCTGTGGCGCTATCCAGGCCAGCACCGTGTCCTGCAGCTCGCCCTTGACCTGGATCGCGGCAAGCAGGGCTTGCTGCGACGGATATTCGAGCAAGGCCGGGCTGAACAGCGGCCGATACAGCAGATGCGGGCCTTCTTCGCCCTGGCGCGGGCCGATGACGAAATGCCCAACCACCGTGTCCGCCGAGTCGCTCGGCCGCGCCTTGAACGCCAGCGGCCACAGGGCCACGGCGTGTCCGTCCACCACGCGCCGGGCCTTGCTGGCCTGCACGGCTGCATTGAGCCGACGAAAGCCCATGTGCGTCAGCCCGTGCAAGCCCTGGATCTTCCATTGCAACGCCTGCAACGGCAGTTGCGCACGCCATTGGCGACTGAACCGGGCTTGGCGGCGGGAAGCGTCGGCGGCATCCTCGATCAAGTGTTTTTTCAAGAGTGCCGGGTAAGCCTGGCCGATATCGACGGCGGTGACGCAAGCCTTGAGCAGGTCGTAGGTCAGCCACTCAGGCGCGGCCTCTCCCTTGAGTCGGATGGCCTTGGGCGTATGGGGCAAACCGCCGAGGTTTTCCAGCGCCAGTTCGGTCAGGGTCAGGGTGAAGCGTTGCACCTGACCTGCGATGAAACCGCCGGGCACCGGCACCGCAGCGGCGATCACTCGGTCGAAGGTCAGGCTGATGTCGGCGGGCGCCAGATCGGCCGCGCGCGGTTCGTCTTTGTGCAGGCACCCCTGCAGGCAACTGGCGACATAGGCCGGCAGCGGCTCGATACCGTCGAGAAAGTCTTCGCTGCCATCTTGTTGAGCCGCCAATGCCAAGCCGTGGAGCAATGTCGCGGCCGCCAGGCTGTCGTCGCTGTCGGCGGCCGCCAGCCACAACGGCAACGCGGGTCGCAGCGCCTGTTGCGCGGCGCTCAGGGCCGGCACGAACCAGCGCTGGGTGTTGACGATATAACCGAGCAACTGATGGTAATCCTGCACCGAGCGCGGTAGGCGGGGGTTGAGGCTGGCGATCTCCTGCAACTGCCGCTCGAGATGCGCCGCCGCCAAGGCATCGAACGGATCGCCCTGCACCTGCTGGGTAAACCACTGGCTGTAGGTTTTCCCCAGCAAGGGGCTGGCGTAATTCGACAATAACGGCTGCACGGCGTCGAGGTTATCCAGCAGGTGCACGCCGCTGGCCGGGCTGAACAGCAAGGTGTACGGCGCATGAGTGATCAGCAGCAGCGGCAGGGTTTGAGTGTCGGCCTCCTGCCGCAGGTGCACGGTAAACACCGGCAACCCGAGCCGCCACAGGCGGTCGGGTCGCCGCGCGTGCAGGCTCGAGCGGGGGAACACTTCGCCAAAACGCTGTGCGCTCATGCCCGGCGGCGCGGGCGAATCGTAGAGCAGTTCGAGCAATTCATCGGCCAGGTAGCCCCAACGCGTCATGTTCACCGGCAGTGCTTCGCGCCACCAGGCCTGCAAGCGATCACTGAACAGTTGCAGCAAGCGCGTGCCGCAACGGTTGATCAAGCGCTCGACGTCGGCCAGGCTCGGGCCGTCCGGCGTATAGGTTTCGCGAGTGCGCTGCACAACCTGGTGTTCGCCTTCGAACAGCAGCGTCGGCTTGGCCGCAGCCAGACGTTCGACCACCAGCTGGGCCAACGGTTGATAGCGTCCGTCGGTGGCCAGCAGCGTACGCGCGGCGTTGAAACGCTGCGCCGCCAGGTATTGATCCAGCCAGGCCTGGGCGCTGTCCAGTGCCACCGTTTCCAGAGTTGGCGGGTCGCTGAAGAGGGTGTGAATCTGTTCGATTTGAAGGTGGCGCAGTGAAGCAGACATAAACAGGCTCTCGTTCGGGTGAGCCAAAAACGCTACGCCCCGCACGCGGGCCACTTGCACTAGACAGTTACCTCACCGGCGCCCGCCACGCGCCCTAGGCTGAGGCGATTCTCTACCCGCAAGGTCATCGCCATGTCCAAAGGCCCGCATTACCCATTGATCCAGCGCACCTTGCCCGCGTGGCTGCGCGACACCGCCGGGCACCGCGCCCAGGCCTTGCGCCGTGCGCCGCTGTTGCAGTTGCCGGCGTTTATCCACGCCGGGCCCCAGGCCGAGCTCAAGCGCGCCAATGCCCAGACCTGGACCACGCAAAACGCCGTCGACCGGCGCCTCAAGCACCTGCAGGACGTGTACGCCTTCGCCCAACCGTTACTGACCGAAGAGATCAAAGAGCGCTATGCCCTGACGCTCGACGTCACCGCCACGCACCTGT
Above is a genomic segment from Pseudomonas azadiae containing:
- a CDS encoding transglycosylase domain-containing protein, producing the protein MGVLRQTDSTKAAQTGRSETPAPLPAKKPIHRRARRLFWLALLVALIALGVLLAREARTAYWQSRQLSDLARELTYRVEPGASPAIAFPGQGPFDRRLGYSDLGGFTERLVKRGYVIEAQARFSTPLMDYVHNGFFAPYAEKIQAGLSITDCRAVPLYEYRYPQQLYVDFAAIPPVVVDSLLFIENRDLLDPAQPLANPAVDWPRFGLAAWSQLAKWLHLPGQSAGGSTLATQLEKYRHSPDGLTLSGAEKIRQMISASVRAYRDGTATLAARQAIVRDYLNSVPLSAVPGHGEVHGLAEGLRVWFGADFNQVNHALADPHASPALRGLALRQVLALIIAQRRPSYYLVKGRADLAHLADSHLRLLAHNKVIDPALLQAALDAPLIYRDWLQQPTVQPIETNKGISVARSRLAGLLDRPLYDLDRLDLSAITTLQASLQGQVSDYLKHLADADFARRTGLLGERLLTATTTPQVRYSFTLFELTPDGARVRVQTDNTDQPFDINEGSKLELGSTAKLRVLTTYLQIIAELHERLGGLGAEALKQVAVDEQDRLSRWAVDYLRQTPDKSLERMLDAALERTYSASPGEAFFTGGGVHRFTNFRSQDNGRNPTLRDALRESINLPFIRLMRDLVRYSTYGGANHTAQLLKDDSDPRRQEYLARFADREGTAYLQKFWKKYRKKDTQARLDTFLDSIRPTPIRLAAVHRYLLPDASQDSFNRFVRSHLATEKITEARLQKLYASYGPGAYDLPDQGYIAKVHPLDLWLLGYLLSHPEATWNEIVKASEFERQEVYSWLFKSRHQRARDSRIRTMLEIEAFLDIHQRWQALGYPFDHLVPSLATAVGSSGDRPAALAELMGIILNDGVRGKVLRIDSLHFAAGTPYETHLVNDPAAGKRVMPTEVARALRVALSQVVDAGTAKRVAGSFTLADGMPLAMGGKTGTGDNRIQAIGAGGRLLSSKALNRTATFVFYLGDQHFGTLTAYVQGRSAENFTFTSALPVQVLKGMAPILMPYLQPGTRTLCQPASVDTEKQLPRQG